CGATCACCGAGGTGTTGAGGTCGCCCCACCGGTCGATCTGCGCGGCCCCCAGGAAGCCGACGTCGATGTGCCCGCCCTGGAGGACCGAGCCGAACAGGGTGGCCATGGACACCACCGCCTCCGCCCCCGTGATCAGGACGGCGTCCGCGATGGTCTCCGGCAGATGGGAGGGGTGCGCCCCGCAGACGCCGGACTCGTACACCACCTCAAGGCCCGGAGCGACGGTCAGCCGCGCCAGCTCGGTGGCGAGCGTCGGCAGCCCGATCCCCGCGAACACCGTGCGCCGCCCGGCCAGTTCGCGCGCGGCGAGGACGGAGAGCAGTTCGGAGGAGGTGACCGGCCGCGCGGACTCTGTCCGGCCCCCGCTCACAGCCGCCTCCCGTAGTCCACCGACCCGCTCGGCGCCTCACCGACCGCCAGCCCCGCCCAGAACTCCTCGCCCAGCTTCGCCACGTACGCGGCGTGGTCGGCGGTCCCGTACACCCACTCCTCCAGCCATCCCCGCAGCCGCGCCGGGTCCTTGCTGATCGCGGACCAGGCCCGGTAGAAGGCGTTGTCCCGGTCGTAGTAGCCCTGCGCGAACGACGGGTGCGCGCCGCGCGGGCAGACCACCACCGCGTCCACCGCGTGGGCGGGGACCAGCGTGCGGTTCGGATCCGCGCGGATCACCTCGTCCGCCACCAGCTCCTCCACCACCACGACCGCCTTCTTGGCCGCGTACACCGCCTCGGCCTGGACCCCGGTCAGGCCCCAGATCTGGGTGTTGCCCCGGCGGTCGGCACGCTGGGCGTGCACGAACGTCACGTCCGGGTGGACGGGCGGTACGACGTAGATCTCCTCGGCGGAGCCGTCGGCGGCCGGGTAGGGCGAAGTGACCTTGCGGATACCGGGGTTGACCGAAGGCAGGTCGCTGCCCGCGTAGCTGCGCAGGGGATGGAACGGCAGCCGCTGCGCACCGGCGAGATACCGGCACACCATCCCGTAGTGGCTGTACTCCTCGAACGCCAGCGGCTCGGGATCGGCATGCTCGATGCGCCGCCGCAGCTCACCGAGCGAACCGGCGGAGGAGTTGCCCACGAACGAGGAGACCAGCCGCGTCACGCACCCGGCGGCCAGCATCTGGTCGACCACGATGTCCGCCGTCATCCGGACCACCGTGAGATCCCGGCGGCCCTGCCGGATGATCTCGTGCCCCGCGGCCGTCGGGATGAGATGGGTGAA
This sequence is a window from Streptomyces parvus. Protein-coding genes within it:
- a CDS encoding CoA transferase subunit A, which gives rise to MSMREAVAAFVHDGDTVSLEGFTHLIPTAAGHEIIRQGRRDLTVVRMTADIVVDQMLAAGCVTRLVSSFVGNSSAGSLGELRRRIEHADPEPLAFEEYSHYGMVCRYLAGAQRLPFHPLRSYAGSDLPSVNPGIRKVTSPYPAADGSAEEIYVVPPVHPDVTFVHAQRADRRGNTQIWGLTGVQAEAVYAAKKAVVVVEELVADEVIRADPNRTLVPAHAVDAVVVCPRGAHPSFAQGYYDRDNAFYRAWSAISKDPARLRGWLEEWVYGTADHAAYVAKLGEEFWAGLAVGEAPSGSVDYGRRL